One segment of Macrotis lagotis isolate mMagLag1 chromosome 1, bilby.v1.9.chrom.fasta, whole genome shotgun sequence DNA contains the following:
- the LOC141491617 gene encoding IgGFc-binding protein-like → MALIRSCRVGPTQGCREEVDAKWKGTTVQCKGAISGCHILLAPEGPFRLCHQRVTPRGYFEDCLRDACLIPGRGACPIIRNYAAACQEEGILIYPWRTPDFCRPPCPAHSHYELCGPACPITCGSLSGPAGCQAGRCHEGCVCDPGFVLSGATCVPLGQCGCLLSGHYYEPGLQLPGIWGAPCRTPCICQPGGQVLCPCTFPGTLAPAVSAPGLCLISGGHYCRTFDGTTLRLRGHCSYTLAGTTPNYPADLPPFLVEVENEPFRDIVSHIALTVAGYRFDLDRGDWGHVTVNGIRRCLPFGLPGGGVRAFMQGASMVLMAQGGPRLLLGPGPYLSVTLPTAYHGFTLGLCGNYNGNSADDPKSLDPGPDIQPCPLPQPCPSPGCPTVEEAASAPFQGPNSCGLLRAAQGPFAHCHKTLPPEPFFQNCLADVIRSQGKHNVLCHFLRSYVAACQEAGARVLPWRSAEFCPMSCPRRSHYSLCADPCPADCPGVQAVVQTPGQCVEGCQCDPGFFPAAGACVPLQNCPCFHQGLYFPPGQTVLTDDCSSACSCQPGKGVTCVPHRCPGGQVCSIINGVLRCLGPGDLDAGIP, encoded by the exons ATGGCCCTGATCCGGAGCTGTCGGGTTGGGCCAACCCAGGGCTGTAGGGAAGAGGTGGATGCAAAATGGAAGGGCACCACTGTCCAGTGCAAGGGGGCCATCAGTGGTTGTCACATTCTCCTAGCGCCTGAAGGACCTTTCCGTCTGTGTCACCAGAGAGTGACCCCCCGAGGCTATTTTGAGGACTGTCTTCGAGATGCCTGCCTCATTCCTGGGAGAGGGGCCTGCCCAATTATTCGGAACTATGCTGCTGCTTGCCAGGAGGAGGGCATCCTTATCTATCCATGGAGGACCCCAGACTTTTGCC gtccaCCATGCCCTGCTCACTCCCACTATGAGCTGTGTGGGCCAGCTTGCCCAATCACCTGTGGAAGCCTCTCAGGGCCTGCAGGCTGCCAGGCTGGACGATGTCACGAGGGCTGTGTGTGTGATCCTGGCTTTGTGTTGAGCGGAGCAACCTGTGTGCCCCTGGGTCAATGCGGCTGCCTCCTCTCTGGCCACTACTATGAGCCAGGCCTCCAGCTGCCAGGAATTTGGGGGGCGCCATGCAGAACTCCCTGCATCTGCCAACCTGGAGGCCAGGTGCTCTGCCCCTGTACTTTCCCGGGTACCCTTGCCCCTGCAGTCTCAGCCCCGGGGCTCTGTTTGATTTCCGGAGGCCATTATTGTCGAACTTTTGACGGCACCACCTTGCGTCTCCGTGGGCACTGCTCTTACACCCTGGCTGGTACGACTCCCAATTATCCAGCAGACCTCCCACCCTTTTTAGTGGAGGTGGAAAACGAGCCCTTCAGAGATATCGTCAGTCATATTGCTCTCACTGTTGCTGGTTATCGCTTTGACCTCGATCGTGGGGACTGGGGCCATGTCACG GTGAATGGAATACGACGCTGCCTTCCATTTGGGCTTCCTGGAGGTGGAGTCCGAGCCTTCATGCAGGGGGCATCAATGGTGCTAATGGCCCAGGGAGGACCTCGCCTGCTCCTGGGCCCTGGCCCCTACCTCAGTGTAACACTGCCCACTGCCTATCATGGCTTTACTCTGGGGCTGTGTGGGAATTACAATGGTAACAGTGCAGATGACCCCAAGTCTTTGGACCCTGGCCCTGACATTCAGCCTTGCCCTCTGCCCCAGCCCTGTCCCAGCCCGGGTTGCCCCACTGTGGAGGAGGCTGCGAGTGCCCCATTCCAGGGACCTAACTCCTGTGGGCTTTTGCGGGCAGCCCAAGGCCCCTTTGCCCACTGCCATAAGACTCTGCCCCCTGAACCCTTCTTTCAAAACTGCCTGGCTGATGTTATCCGTAGTCAGGGGAAGCACAATGTCCTTTGCCACTTTCTCAGGAGCTATGTGGCTGCCTGTCAGGAGGCAGGTGCCCGGGTACTGCCCTGGAGGAGTGCAGAATTTTGCC CCATGAGCTGCCCCAGGCGCAGTCACTACAGTCTGTGTGCAGATCCTTGCCCGGCGGACTGCCCAGGAGTCCAAGCTGTTGTCCAGACCCCAGGCCAATGCGTTGAGGGCTGCCAGTGTGACCCAGGCTTCTTCCCAGCTGCAGGGGCCTGTGTTCCCCTACAGAACTGCCCTTGTTTCCATCAGGGCCTCTACTTCCCG CCTGGTCAGACAGTCCTCACTGATGACTGCTCTTCTGCCTGCTCCTGCCAGCCTGGGAAGGGTGTGACCTGTGTCCCACACCGGTGCCCTGGGGGGCAGGTTTGCAGCATCATCAATGGGGTCCTCAGATGCCTTGGGCCAGGTGACCTGGATGCTGGAATCCCTTAG
- the LRFN3 gene encoding leucine-rich repeat and fibronectin type-III domain-containing protein 3 — MLGLPLLCLLALSPPRLGAASAVGPASVPDGSVSGPCPRRCRCQTSSPPRSVLCPGAGLLFVPPGLDRRASELRLPDNFIASVRRRDLANMTGLLHLSLSRNTLAHIAPGAFADLRALRALHLDGNRLSSLGAAQLRGLVSLRHLILANNQLGVLAAGALADCAETLEDLDLSYNNLEALPWDAVGRLANVNTLGLDHNLLAAVPAGVFAGLHKLARLDMTANRLTTIPPDPLFSRLPVLSRPRPGAPASALVLAFGGNPLHCNCELVWLRRLAREDDLEACASPPALGGRSFWAVREEEFVCEPPVVTHRSPPVAVPEGRTASLRCRAAGDPEPRVRWVSPRGRLLGNSSRTRAFPNGTLELLEATPGDGGVFTCIAANAAGEATASVELTVGPPQPQLANSTSCEPRGEGEDGEGGVPLTPSSSSASSSLAPMDPRAGLPQAPEHDGDSDGSVQVAERSATAALIRWPDHGPVPGLRMYQIQYNSSADDILVYRMVPAGSRSFHLTDLVSGRTYDLCVLAVSEDGATGLTATRAVGCARFSTEPELRPCRSPHSAAPVLGGTMIIALGGVIVASVLGFIFLLLLRYKVHGDQPPGKPAAQGGVSSVCSQTNGGAPASGPESSASDSDPTPPTPVKGHTLVQLDFEPSRGPRGRLTHERGGQ; from the exons ATGCTGGGCTTGCCGCTCCTATGCCTGCTGGCTCTCAGCCCCCCACGGCTGGGGGCTGCCAGTGCGGTTGGACCGGCGTCGGTGCCCGACGGCTCGGTTTCAGGACCCTGCCCCCGGCGCTGCCGATGCCAGACCTCCTCGCCGCCCCGGAGCGTGCTGTGCCCGGGGGCCGGCCTGCTTTTCGTACCTCCGGGGTTGGACCGAAGGGCTTCTGAGCTTCGCCTCCCCGATAACTTCATCGCCTCCGTCAGACGCCGTGACCTCGCCAACATGACGGGCCTGCTGCACCTCAGCCTCAGCCGCAACACGCTGGCCCACATCGCTCCTGGGGCCTTTGCTGACCTGCGAGCCCTGCGCGCCTTGCATCTGGATGGCAACCGGCTGTCCTCATTGGGCGCGGCCCAGCTCCGGGGGCTGGTCAGCCTCCGCCACCTCATCCTGGCCAACAATCAACTGGGTGTCCTGGCAGCGGGAGCCCTGGCTGACTGTGCTGAGACCCTGGAGGATCTGGACCTCAGCTACAATAACCTGGAGGCCCTGCCCTGGGACGCCGTGGGCCGGCTGGCCAACGTCAACACCCTGGGCCTGGACCATAACCTGCTGGCGGCCGTCCCCGCAGGGGTCTTTGCCGGCTTGCACAAGCTGGCCAGGCTGGACATGACAGCGAACCGACTCACCACCATCCCGCCAGACCCACTTTTTTCCCGCCTTCCCGTGCTGTCCAGGCCTAGACCGGGCGCACCAGCCTCTGCCCTGGTACTAGCCTTTGGGGGGAACCCACTCCACTGCAACTGTGAGCTGGTGTGGCTAAGGAGGCTGGCCCGGGAGGATGACCTGGAGGCCTGCGCCTCTCCCCCAGCCCTGGGAGGCCGCTCCTTCTGGGCTGTTCGGGAGGAGGAGTTTGTGTGTGAGCCTCCAGTAGTCACCCACCGATCACCACCAGTAGCCGTGCCTGAGGGCCGCACGGCCTCACTGCGCTGCCGGGCTGCTGGGGACCCTGAGCCTCGGGTACGCTGGGTCTCTCCCCGAGGTCGACTTCTGGGGAACTCCAGTCGCACTCGGGCCTTTCCCAACGGAACACTGGAGCTTCTAGAAGCCACACCCGGTGATGGCGGTGTCTTTACCTGCATCGCAGCCAATGCTGCCGGGGAAGCCACTGCTTCTGTGGAGCTCACCGTGGGGCCACCCCAACCCCAGTTGGCCAACAGTACCAGCTGTGAGCCCCGTGGTGAAGGAGAGGATGGTGAAGGTGGGGTCCCTCTCACCCCCTCCTCTTCATCTGCCTCCTCCTCCTTGGCCCCCATGGATCCCCGGGCTGGGCTCCCCCAGGCTCCCGAACATGATGGTGACAGTGATGGCAGCGTCCAGGTAGCTGAGCGAAGCGCCACGGCTGCCCTCATCCGATGGCCTGACCACGGGCCTGTCCCTGGCCTCCGCATGTACCAGATCCAGTACAACAGTTCTGCCGATGACATCCTCGTCTACAG GATGGTCCCCGCGGGAAGCCGCTCCTTCCACCTGACCGACTTGGTATCAGGGCGCACCTATGACCTCTGCGTGCTGGCAGTGTCGGAGGATGGGGCCACCGGGCTGACGGCCACGCGGGCCGTGGGCTGTGCCCGCTTTTCTACAGAACCTGAGCTGCGGCCATGCCGCTCACCCCACTCAGCGGCTCCTGTCCTCGGGGGCACCATGATCATCGCTCTGGGGGGCGTTATCGTGGCTTCTGTGCTGGGCTTCATTTTCCTATTGCTGCTCCGCTACAAGGTGCACGGTGACCAACCTCCGGGCAAGCCTGCGGCTCAGGGAGGAGTCAGCAGCGTCTGCTCCCAGACCAATGGTGGGGCCCCAGCCTCTGGGCCCGAGAGTTCAGCCTCAGACTCGGACCCTACACCTCCAACACCAGTCAAAGGGCATACCTTGGTACAACTGGACTTTGAGCCTTCAAGGGGGCCTAGAGGCCGTCTTACTCATGAACGTGGAGGGCAATGA